One region of Mycolicibacterium rhodesiae NBB3 genomic DNA includes:
- a CDS encoding MCE family protein, producing the protein MRRVLAVVLTAACAIASSACDWRGLNSLSLPGTEGDVGGSYTVQAQLPDVVVIQQNTRVRVADVNVGNVTKIEVQDWHALMTMRINEDVHLPANATAKVGTTSLLGSMHIELAPPTDVAPEGELKNGSLIPLSSASTYPTTEQTLASVSILLNGGGLGQLQEINQTFAKALAGRENDMRSLLTQLDVFIKQLNEQTDDIISASEGLNNLVGQFAAKNDTVDKALTTIPQAISVLADSREKLADAIDALGKFSAIANSTVNQTKESLVANLRNIAPVFRELANAGPALTKGLDFLSTYPWVKSTVPNWFRGDFANITLVIDLTLSRIDAGLFTGTRWEGDLTELELQWGRTIGQKPSPYTAGNPLVAPYRWGAY; encoded by the coding sequence GTGAGGCGCGTGCTGGCCGTGGTGCTCACCGCCGCGTGCGCGATCGCGTCGTCCGCGTGCGACTGGCGCGGCCTCAATTCGCTGAGCCTGCCCGGTACCGAGGGGGACGTGGGCGGCTCGTACACGGTTCAGGCGCAACTGCCGGATGTGGTTGTAATCCAGCAGAACACGCGGGTCCGCGTCGCCGACGTCAACGTCGGCAACGTCACCAAGATCGAGGTGCAGGACTGGCACGCCCTGATGACCATGCGCATCAACGAGGACGTGCACCTGCCCGCCAATGCCACCGCCAAGGTCGGGACGACCAGTCTGCTGGGGTCGATGCACATCGAGCTGGCGCCGCCCACGGACGTGGCGCCTGAGGGCGAACTGAAGAACGGCTCGCTCATCCCGCTGTCGTCGGCGAGTACCTATCCGACCACCGAACAGACACTCGCGTCGGTGTCGATCCTGCTCAACGGCGGCGGGCTGGGCCAGCTACAGGAGATCAACCAGACCTTCGCCAAGGCGCTTGCCGGCCGCGAGAACGACATGCGCAGTCTGCTGACCCAGCTCGACGTCTTCATCAAACAGCTCAACGAGCAGACCGACGACATCATTTCTGCCAGCGAAGGTCTCAACAACTTGGTGGGGCAGTTCGCCGCCAAGAACGACACCGTTGACAAGGCTTTGACGACCATTCCGCAGGCCATCTCGGTGCTCGCGGACTCTCGCGAGAAGTTGGCGGACGCGATCGATGCGCTCGGTAAGTTCAGTGCCATCGCGAACTCGACGGTCAACCAGACCAAGGAGTCGCTGGTCGCCAACCTGCGCAACATCGCGCCCGTCTTCCGTGAACTCGCCAACGCCGGACCCGCGCTGACCAAGGGCCTGGACTTCCTGTCCACCTATCCGTGGGTGAAAAGCACTGTCCCGAACTGGTTCCGGGGCGACTTCGCCAACATCACGCTCGTCATCGACCTGACACTGAGCCGGATCGACGCAGGCCTGTTCACCGGGACGAGGTGGGAGGGCGACCTCACCGAACTCGAATTGCAATGGGGCCGCACCATCGGCCAGAAACCCAGTCCGTACACCGCGGGCAACCCGTTGGTCGCCCCGTACCGATGGGGGGCGTACTGA
- a CDS encoding SDR family oxidoreductase → MGLTVAVTGPTGEIGISAVTALDRDPVVDRIIGMARRPFDPAGQGWAKVEYRQGDITDRAAVDGLVAEADVVVHLAFIIMGTREESARVNLAGTRNVFEATVAAQRPRRLVYTSSVAAYGYHSDNPTPITEDVPPRGSPEHYYSEQKAACEKALQEIVDGSDLEVYVLRPCIVAGPKAPALAEVMPWNHLPGPVKRVTQMLPLLKPPLPDPGIPMQLVHHDDVASAIALAATTSAPAGAYNLAGDGVVSISEVATELGARPVRVPKVAATAASGLMARLPFIPSSLEWLHASRTSVVMDTTKAKTQLGWTPKYTGAETLSALGRSL, encoded by the coding sequence ATGGGACTCACCGTCGCTGTCACCGGCCCGACAGGCGAAATCGGGATCTCGGCCGTCACCGCGCTGGACCGTGATCCCGTCGTCGATCGGATCATCGGGATGGCCCGCCGCCCGTTCGACCCCGCCGGCCAGGGCTGGGCGAAGGTCGAGTATCGGCAGGGCGACATCACCGACCGAGCCGCGGTCGACGGTCTGGTTGCAGAGGCCGACGTCGTCGTGCATCTGGCCTTCATCATCATGGGTACGCGCGAAGAGAGCGCGCGCGTCAACCTCGCAGGGACCCGAAACGTGTTCGAGGCGACGGTGGCTGCGCAAAGGCCGCGGCGCTTGGTCTATACCTCCTCGGTGGCCGCCTACGGCTATCACTCTGACAACCCGACGCCGATCACCGAGGACGTCCCGCCGCGTGGTTCACCCGAGCATTACTACTCCGAACAGAAGGCCGCGTGTGAGAAGGCACTGCAGGAGATAGTCGACGGGTCCGACCTCGAGGTGTATGTGCTGCGGCCGTGCATCGTCGCCGGGCCGAAGGCACCCGCGCTGGCCGAGGTCATGCCGTGGAACCACCTGCCCGGTCCCGTCAAGCGGGTCACGCAGATGCTGCCTCTGCTGAAGCCGCCGCTGCCCGATCCTGGAATCCCTATGCAACTCGTACATCACGATGACGTCGCTTCTGCGATCGCGCTGGCCGCGACGACTTCCGCCCCGGCGGGCGCCTACAACCTTGCCGGCGATGGGGTGGTGTCGATATCGGAGGTGGCGACCGAACTCGGCGCTCGCCCCGTTCGCGTGCCCAAGGTCGCGGCCACCGCGGCGTCAGGGCTGATGGCCCGGCTTCCGTTCATTCCGTCGTCCCTGGAATGGCTGCACGCCAGCCGCACCTCGGTCGTGATGGACACGACCAAGGCGAAGACCCAGCTGGGGTGGACACCGAAATACACTGGCGCCGAGACGTTGTCGGCGCTCGGACGGTCGCTCTAG
- a CDS encoding MCE family protein — MRGTGRALTRVILFTAMSFVFMFILVTVFGQFRFDSSSTYSAVFSNVSGLKGGNFVRIAGVEVGKVRSMTLHKDGTVTVVFAIDQNLTLTQGTKAAVRYENLIGDRYLSLEEGAGSVHKLQPGQTIPLERTSPALDIDALLGGFRPLFRALDPDQVNALSGELLRVFQGQGGTISSVLSQTSALTSTLAGRDQLIGDVIRNLNTVLATFAARDDQFSEGLDKLSQLAQGLADRKDDISTATAHISAAAGTVADLLTDARQPIKEAVTQADRVSGQIMSDQAYVDDLLKTLPDAYQMLARQGLYGDYFGFYLCDAILKLNGKGGQPTFVKLVGQSTGRCAAK; from the coding sequence ATGAGAGGGACCGGACGCGCACTCACGCGGGTGATCCTGTTCACCGCAATGAGCTTTGTCTTCATGTTCATACTCGTCACCGTCTTCGGACAGTTCCGGTTCGACTCGAGTTCGACGTACAGCGCGGTGTTCTCGAACGTATCCGGTTTGAAGGGCGGCAACTTCGTCCGGATCGCAGGCGTCGAGGTCGGGAAGGTCAGGAGCATGACCCTGCACAAGGACGGCACGGTCACGGTCGTGTTCGCCATCGATCAGAACCTGACGCTGACCCAGGGCACGAAGGCGGCCGTGCGCTACGAGAACCTGATCGGCGACCGGTATCTTTCCCTCGAAGAGGGTGCCGGCTCGGTTCACAAACTCCAACCGGGCCAGACGATTCCGCTCGAACGAACCTCGCCCGCACTCGACATCGACGCCCTTCTCGGCGGATTCCGCCCGTTGTTCCGCGCGCTCGATCCCGATCAGGTCAACGCGTTGTCCGGCGAACTGCTACGCGTTTTCCAGGGACAGGGCGGCACCATTTCGTCGGTGCTGTCCCAGACCTCGGCGCTGACGTCGACGCTGGCCGGTCGCGACCAGCTCATCGGTGACGTCATCAGAAATCTCAACACCGTGCTGGCGACGTTCGCCGCCCGCGACGACCAATTCTCCGAAGGGCTGGACAAGCTGTCACAGCTTGCGCAGGGACTAGCCGACCGAAAGGACGACATCTCCACCGCGACCGCACATATCAGTGCGGCGGCGGGGACGGTCGCGGACCTCTTGACCGACGCTCGACAGCCCATCAAGGAGGCGGTGACTCAGGCCGATCGCGTCTCGGGCCAGATCATGTCCGACCAGGCGTACGTGGACGACCTGCTCAAGACACTTCCCGACGCATACCAGATGCTGGCGCGTCAGGGCCTCTACGGCGACTACTTCGGCTTCTATCTCTGCGACGCCATTCTGAAACTCAACGGCAAGGGCGGCCAGCCGACCTTCGTCAAACTCGTCGGCCAGAGCACGGGACGGTGCGCAGCGAAATGA
- a CDS encoding MCE family protein, producing the protein MSMEPRRARIALAATLVVILAAAVTLVATPWADRITKDTFVAYFANANGLYTGDEVRVLGVEVGTVDAIDPQPTQTKVTFSVDRGVSVPADVRAAILSPSLVSARAIQLVPAYSGGPKLASGAAIPQDRTAVPVEWDDFRQQLEKLTETLQPTTPGGVSPVGEFINTSADNLRGNGETARDTVIKLSQAVSALGDHSTDIFSTVRNLQLLVSALSSSSDLLAAFNTNLADISTVLSNTPNEVADATAGLDGAVTDLRGFVAENREGVGTTVDHLASVTTALNDSRGDLKQVLHITPTVFQNFMNIYQPAQSSVTGILAPVNFANTVQFICSAIEAASRQGFEKSSKLCMQYLAPIIKNRQYNYFPLGVNPFAGASARPNEITYSENRLNPNLPPPPVATPTDPGQGLEGLMVPGGSP; encoded by the coding sequence ATGAGCATGGAGCCACGCAGAGCGCGAATCGCTCTGGCGGCAACCCTTGTCGTCATCCTCGCCGCCGCCGTCACTTTGGTGGCCACACCCTGGGCCGACCGCATCACCAAGGACACGTTCGTGGCGTACTTCGCCAACGCCAACGGCCTGTATACCGGCGACGAGGTTCGTGTGCTCGGTGTCGAGGTCGGCACCGTCGATGCGATCGATCCGCAGCCGACCCAGACCAAGGTCACCTTCTCGGTCGATCGCGGGGTGTCGGTGCCCGCCGACGTACGGGCGGCGATCCTGTCGCCGTCGCTGGTCAGCGCCCGCGCCATCCAACTCGTTCCGGCCTACTCCGGCGGTCCGAAACTTGCTTCGGGAGCGGCTATCCCACAGGATCGGACGGCGGTCCCCGTCGAATGGGACGACTTCCGTCAACAGTTGGAGAAGCTCACCGAGACGCTGCAACCGACGACTCCCGGCGGCGTGAGCCCGGTGGGTGAGTTCATCAACACGAGCGCGGACAACCTGCGTGGCAACGGTGAGACCGCACGCGACACCGTCATCAAGCTCTCGCAGGCCGTTTCCGCGCTCGGCGACCACAGCACCGACATCTTCAGCACGGTGCGAAACCTGCAGTTGCTGGTGTCGGCGTTGTCGTCCAGCAGCGATCTGCTCGCCGCGTTCAACACGAATCTGGCCGACATCAGCACGGTGCTGTCGAACACCCCCAACGAGGTGGCCGACGCGACGGCGGGCCTGGATGGGGCAGTGACCGACCTGCGCGGGTTCGTCGCCGAGAACCGCGAAGGTGTCGGCACGACGGTCGATCACCTTGCATCGGTCACCACGGCGCTGAACGACAGCCGCGGAGATCTCAAGCAGGTCCTGCACATCACCCCGACGGTGTTCCAGAACTTCATGAACATCTACCAACCGGCGCAGAGTTCGGTAACGGGCATCCTGGCACCCGTGAACTTCGCCAATACGGTCCAGTTCATCTGCAGCGCAATCGAAGCGGCATCGCGCCAGGGCTTCGAGAAGTCATCGAAGCTGTGCATGCAGTATCTGGCCCCGATCATCAAGAACCGCCAGTACAACTACTTCCCACTCGGCGTCAACCCATTTGCGGGTGCGTCGGCGCGGCCCAACGAGATCACCTACAGCGAGAACCGGTTGAACCCGAACCTGCCGCCCCCACCCGTTGCGACGCCGACCGATCCGGGCCAGGGTCTGGAAGGGCTCATGGTTCCGGGTGGTTCACCGTGA
- a CDS encoding HNH endonuclease signature motif containing protein: protein MYVRIMLATPAQVAMAALRAAHESLAACDLETLTHRELLGVLDELETLSCQLPVQWHRAPARLTAETTPKELGAKSWRQVLAIRWRISPTEASRRLTEAEVLGPRRALTGEPLEPLLTATAAAQAAGLINGEHVEKVRDAMSRLPGFVDTVTREQIERDLVRLAAGVGPKELGKAAETMLFLLDQDGPEPDDTERARRRGLHAGAQGRDGMVPIKGYFTPEAWAIYEAIFAKWAAPGMCNPDDDEPSISGTPSQAQIDGDQRSLAQRQHDALIAVGRNTLESGELGQHNGLPTSIIIRTTLQDLESRAGIGTTGGGTIIPIKDVIRMAAHAHHYLAVFDGATGSALDLFRGRRVASPAQRIMLIARDGGCTKPGCTVPAYGSQVHHAACDWADDGQTNIDDLALACGPDNRMVGPNGWTTRINADNDVEWIPPEHLDTGQTRVNFYHRPERLLRPPEEESGNSERGP, encoded by the coding sequence ATGTATGTTCGAATCATGTTGGCGACTCCGGCGCAGGTGGCGATGGCCGCACTGCGCGCCGCGCATGAGTCGCTGGCCGCCTGCGACCTGGAGACCCTGACCCATCGCGAACTGTTGGGTGTGCTCGATGAGCTGGAGACGTTGTCCTGTCAGTTGCCGGTGCAGTGGCATCGCGCCCCGGCCCGGTTGACCGCAGAGACGACGCCCAAAGAATTGGGCGCCAAGTCGTGGCGGCAGGTGCTGGCGATCCGGTGGCGCATCTCGCCCACTGAAGCGAGTCGCCGGTTGACCGAAGCCGAGGTACTCGGGCCGCGGCGCGCGCTGACCGGGGAACCGTTGGAACCGTTGCTGACAGCCACCGCAGCGGCCCAAGCCGCGGGGTTGATCAACGGCGAACATGTGGAGAAGGTCCGCGACGCCATGAGCCGGCTGCCCGGTTTCGTCGATACGGTGACGCGGGAGCAGATCGAGCGCGATCTGGTGCGCCTCGCCGCAGGGGTCGGCCCCAAAGAGCTCGGGAAGGCCGCCGAGACCATGCTGTTCCTTTTGGATCAGGACGGCCCCGAACCCGATGACACCGAACGCGCCCGTAGGAGAGGTCTGCACGCCGGCGCACAGGGCCGTGACGGCATGGTCCCTATCAAGGGATACTTCACCCCCGAAGCGTGGGCGATCTATGAGGCGATCTTCGCCAAATGGGCCGCACCAGGAATGTGCAACCCCGACGACGACGAACCCTCCATCAGCGGCACACCGTCACAAGCACAGATCGATGGCGATCAGCGCAGCCTGGCCCAACGCCAACACGACGCGCTCATCGCGGTCGGGCGCAACACCCTGGAAAGCGGCGAGCTGGGCCAGCACAACGGATTGCCGACCTCGATCATTATCCGCACCACGCTCCAGGATCTCGAATCCCGCGCGGGTATCGGCACGACCGGCGGGGGCACGATCATCCCGATCAAGGATGTGATCCGCATGGCGGCCCATGCTCATCACTACCTCGCGGTGTTCGACGGGGCCACCGGATCGGCGCTGGACCTGTTCCGTGGGCGTCGTGTCGCGTCGCCAGCGCAGCGGATCATGCTCATTGCCCGTGACGGGGGCTGCACCAAACCCGGCTGCACCGTGCCCGCGTATGGCAGTCAGGTCCATCACGCGGCGTGCGATTGGGCCGATGACGGGCAGACCAACATCGACGACCTCGCCCTGGCGTGTGGGCCGGACAATCGCATGGTCGGACCCAACGGCTGGACCACCCGAATCAACGCCGACAACGACGTCGAATGGATCCCACCTGAACACCTCGACACCGGACAAACCCGCGTCAACTTCTACCACCGCCCCGAACGACTCCTCCGACCACCGGAAGAGGAGAGCGGAAACAGCGAACGCGGACCATAG
- a CDS encoding ABC transporter permease, with protein sequence MTGERVVGATRKLGEQTAFYGQALAFVPDAIRRYPTMVLRQIAGMGIGTGALAVIGGTVVIIGFLTLSTGALIAVQGYNTLSNVGIEALTGFLGAFLNVRFIAPATAGVALAATIGAGATAQIGAMRINEEIDALEVMGIRPITYLASTRIVAGVVAVIPIYTVAVLMSFLATRFGTTVVYGQSAGVYDHYFSSFLHPTDLLWSFIEALAMAAAVMAVHTYYGYTVTGGPAGVGDAVGRAVRMSITAGVFILLTITLSVYGQSGNFHLSG encoded by the coding sequence GTGACAGGCGAACGGGTTGTCGGTGCCACCCGCAAGCTGGGGGAGCAGACCGCCTTCTACGGTCAGGCGCTGGCATTCGTGCCAGACGCCATTCGGCGCTACCCGACGATGGTGCTGCGTCAGATCGCAGGAATGGGAATCGGCACCGGCGCGCTGGCCGTCATCGGCGGAACGGTGGTCATCATCGGGTTCCTCACCCTCTCCACCGGCGCCCTGATCGCCGTACAAGGCTACAACACCCTTTCGAACGTCGGCATCGAAGCGCTCACCGGATTCCTCGGCGCCTTTCTCAACGTCCGGTTCATCGCGCCCGCCACCGCAGGCGTGGCGCTCGCGGCGACCATCGGCGCGGGTGCAACCGCGCAGATCGGCGCGATGCGGATCAACGAAGAGATCGACGCGCTCGAGGTGATGGGTATTCGTCCGATCACCTATCTGGCGTCGACGCGCATCGTCGCGGGCGTGGTGGCGGTCATCCCGATCTACACCGTGGCGGTGCTGATGTCGTTTCTGGCCACCCGATTCGGGACGACCGTCGTCTACGGCCAGTCCGCGGGTGTCTACGACCACTACTTCTCGTCGTTCCTGCATCCGACGGATCTGCTGTGGTCCTTCATCGAAGCCCTCGCGATGGCGGCCGCGGTGATGGCGGTGCACACCTACTACGGCTACACCGTCACCGGCGGGCCCGCGGGTGTCGGTGACGCGGTCGGACGTGCGGTGCGCATGTCGATCACCGCAGGTGTCTTCATCCTGTTGACCATCACGCTGTCCGTCTACGGCCAGTCCGGCAACTTCCATCTCTCGGGGTGA
- a CDS encoding MlaE family ABC transporter permease, translated as MGIQVAMTQAAWSKPAIAMGDFVVLSGETFAAMFRRPFAWRELIEQIWFLARVSIIPTVVLSIPYTVLIVFTLNIVLIEVGAGDLSGAGAALASVTQVGPVVTAIVVSGAGATAMCADLGARTIREEIDAMKVIGVNPVQALVVPRVIAATFVALMLYSVVAVVGLTGSYFFVVYVQNVTPGAFVAGLTLLTGLPQVIVSLVKALLFGLSAGLIACYKGLHVGGGPTAVGTAVNETVVFAFMALFLINILATAFGVKVAP; from the coding sequence ATGGGAATTCAGGTGGCCATGACGCAGGCGGCCTGGTCGAAGCCGGCCATCGCGATGGGTGATTTCGTGGTGCTGTCCGGCGAAACGTTCGCCGCGATGTTCCGGAGGCCGTTCGCCTGGCGTGAACTGATCGAACAGATCTGGTTCTTAGCAAGGGTGTCGATCATCCCTACCGTCGTGTTGTCGATTCCTTACACGGTGTTGATCGTGTTCACGTTGAACATCGTGCTGATCGAGGTCGGCGCGGGGGACCTGTCGGGCGCGGGCGCGGCACTAGCGTCGGTCACCCAGGTGGGTCCGGTCGTCACCGCGATCGTCGTCTCCGGCGCCGGCGCGACCGCGATGTGCGCCGATCTGGGCGCCAGAACCATCCGCGAGGAAATCGACGCGATGAAGGTCATCGGTGTCAACCCCGTCCAGGCGTTGGTGGTGCCGCGGGTGATCGCCGCGACTTTCGTTGCGCTGATGCTCTATTCGGTGGTCGCGGTGGTCGGCCTGACGGGCAGCTACTTCTTCGTCGTATACGTGCAGAACGTCACACCGGGCGCATTCGTCGCGGGGCTGACGCTGTTGACCGGGCTTCCGCAAGTGATCGTCTCGTTGGTCAAGGCGCTGCTGTTCGGACTGTCGGCGGGCCTGATCGCCTGCTACAAGGGGCTGCACGTCGGCGGCGGCCCGACCGCGGTGGGAACGGCGGTCAACGAAACCGTCGTCTTCGCCTTCATGGCGCTGTTCCTCATCAACATCCTGGCCACCGCGTTCGGTGTGAAGGTCGCGCCGTGA
- a CDS encoding UBP-type zinc finger domain-containing protein: MSDVIDPTVPPSGTGCVECNAVGGWWVHLRRCAACGHIGCCDDSLARHASAHWRDAGHPIIRSFEPGEDWFWNYDTNSYYDGPELAAPESRPEDETVPGPRGRVPKDWMAQLRSRPE; the protein is encoded by the coding sequence ATGAGTGACGTCATCGATCCGACAGTCCCGCCGAGCGGGACCGGGTGCGTGGAATGCAATGCGGTCGGCGGGTGGTGGGTGCACCTCCGTCGCTGCGCCGCGTGCGGTCACATCGGTTGCTGTGACGACTCTCTGGCCCGCCACGCGTCGGCGCACTGGCGGGACGCGGGCCATCCCATCATCCGGTCGTTCGAACCGGGTGAGGACTGGTTCTGGAACTACGACACCAACTCCTACTACGACGGACCGGAACTCGCGGCGCCGGAAAGCCGCCCTGAGGACGAGACTGTTCCCGGTCCCCGCGGTCGCGTTCCCAAAGACTGGATGGCCCAGCTTCGGAGTCGACCCGAGTGA
- a CDS encoding MCE family protein, with protein sequence MTAPLNSPRRGGIDPIWWAPVLFLIAAALVALTAMLFSGTLSKNVPLTLVSDRAGLVMEDGAKVKLRGVQIGEVRSIGAESGAGGDLSKLTLKMDPGPFQYLPSNVEAEIKSSTAFGAKYVDLIVPPDGASAEPLKPGSVLHSRNVTVEVNTVFQNLQSVVQAIDPAKLNSVLTAVAESLRGKGDVIGEAITSGNNVLLAVNPRMDTVRKDWQLFGRTTAAYSDAAQDILSILNSFSTTSISISGNAQALDTLLLSAVGFSQSGINTIGANQPNLVRAVNTVVPTTDLLNKYSPTYTCLFLGAQWFLENGGRDALGGNGKSVIMDAALLMGDDPYRFPEHLPKVNATGGPGGKPSCGSLPDISKNYPVKYLVTDTGFGTGLDVRPNPGIGFPGIANYFPVTKANPEPPRIRYPGGPAPGPLPTYPGAPPYGAALYAPDGTPLYPPPPPGVPPQVMPGTPIPPGITTPEGPP encoded by the coding sequence GTGACCGCGCCGCTGAACTCGCCCCGTCGTGGGGGTATCGACCCCATCTGGTGGGCGCCCGTGCTGTTTCTCATCGCCGCAGCGTTGGTTGCGCTCACCGCGATGCTGTTCTCCGGAACGCTGTCGAAGAACGTTCCGCTGACGCTGGTCTCCGACAGGGCAGGGCTGGTCATGGAGGACGGCGCCAAGGTGAAGCTGCGCGGCGTGCAGATCGGCGAGGTCAGATCGATCGGTGCCGAATCCGGTGCGGGCGGAGATCTTTCGAAGCTGACGCTGAAGATGGATCCGGGACCGTTCCAGTATCTGCCGAGTAATGTGGAAGCGGAGATCAAGTCCAGCACCGCGTTCGGCGCCAAGTATGTCGACCTCATCGTGCCGCCTGACGGGGCGAGCGCCGAGCCGCTCAAGCCGGGTTCGGTGCTGCACTCCCGCAACGTGACCGTCGAGGTCAACACGGTGTTCCAGAACCTGCAGTCCGTGGTACAGGCGATCGACCCCGCGAAGCTGAACTCCGTGCTGACGGCCGTGGCCGAATCACTGCGCGGTAAGGGCGATGTCATCGGCGAGGCCATCACCAGCGGCAACAATGTGCTGCTCGCAGTCAATCCGAGGATGGACACCGTCCGCAAGGACTGGCAGCTGTTCGGCCGAACCACCGCGGCGTATTCGGATGCGGCACAGGACATCCTGTCGATCCTAAACTCCTTCTCGACCACCAGCATTTCGATTTCCGGAAACGCCCAGGCGCTCGACACGCTGCTGCTGTCGGCGGTCGGATTCTCGCAGTCGGGGATCAACACGATCGGCGCCAACCAGCCCAACCTGGTGCGCGCCGTCAACACCGTCGTGCCGACGACCGACCTTCTCAACAAGTACTCGCCGACGTACACCTGCCTGTTCCTCGGCGCCCAGTGGTTCCTGGAGAACGGTGGCCGGGATGCGTTGGGCGGCAACGGAAAATCGGTCATCATGGACGCCGCGCTGTTGATGGGCGACGACCCGTACCGCTTTCCCGAACATCTACCGAAGGTCAACGCCACGGGCGGGCCCGGTGGTAAGCCGAGTTGTGGTTCGCTTCCCGACATCAGCAAGAACTACCCGGTGAAATACCTCGTCACCGATACCGGATTCGGCACCGGCCTCGACGTCCGGCCGAACCCGGGAATCGGCTTCCCGGGTATCGCCAACTACTTCCCGGTCACCAAGGCGAATCCTGAGCCGCCGAGAATCCGCTATCCCGGTGGTCCGGCACCGGGTCCGCTGCCCACCTACCCGGGCGCACCTCCCTATGGTGCAGCGCTGTACGCACCGGACGGGACGCCGCTCTACCCCCCGCCGCCTCCCGGTGTGCCGCCACAGGTCATGCCCGGCACGCCGATTCCGCCTGGCATCACGACCCCAGAGGGACCGCCATGA
- a CDS encoding MCE family protein: protein MTRFNVRRPQIKPLAERNRLAVGVVGILVVVLAVIAAFSYDKLPLIKGTTDYSAYFAEAGGIKPGSDVRVSGMSVGRVSKVKLEGTKVLVDFTVRDGVELGDRTEASIKTETVLGNKMLEITPRGDGRLEGTIPLERTKSPYDLPTALGDLTITISALDTTQLSSALTTLADTFKETPPDLRIALEGVARFSDTLNIRDAQLRSLLADANKVTAVLGKRSDQIASLVVNTNALLSEILSQRDSVDALMNNLTAVSAQISGLVADNRATLKPALDKVNGVLGILDNRKQELQRTLYLLRRYAMSFGEVLGAGPFFKASLVNLLPGQFAQPFIDAAFSDLGLDPNVLLPSQLVDPGVGQPGTPALPLPYPRTGQGGDPHLNLPDAITGNPGDPGCGPPGVPLPGPTGCYPYRAPLPAPPPGGPPPGPPALGPAPGELPPPTVTAPTPRPEGGQ, encoded by the coding sequence ATGACACGGTTCAATGTGAGGCGACCGCAGATCAAGCCCCTGGCCGAGCGCAACCGGCTCGCCGTCGGTGTCGTCGGCATCCTCGTCGTCGTGCTCGCGGTCATCGCGGCGTTCTCCTACGACAAGCTTCCGTTGATCAAGGGCACCACCGACTACTCGGCGTACTTCGCCGAGGCCGGTGGTATCAAGCCGGGCAGCGACGTGCGGGTGTCGGGTATGTCCGTCGGCAGGGTGTCGAAGGTGAAGCTCGAAGGTACGAAGGTGTTGGTGGACTTCACGGTTCGCGACGGCGTCGAGCTGGGCGACCGCACCGAGGCCTCGATCAAGACCGAAACCGTTCTCGGTAACAAGATGCTCGAGATCACGCCCCGAGGGGATGGCCGACTCGAGGGCACCATTCCGCTGGAACGGACGAAGTCGCCCTACGACCTGCCCACCGCACTCGGCGACCTGACGATTACGATCAGCGCACTGGACACCACGCAACTGTCGTCTGCGCTCACGACGTTGGCCGACACCTTCAAGGAGACACCGCCCGACCTGCGGATCGCGCTGGAGGGTGTGGCTCGATTCTCCGACACGCTCAACATCCGTGATGCCCAGCTGCGCAGCCTGCTCGCCGACGCCAACAAGGTGACCGCGGTGCTCGGCAAGCGCAGCGACCAGATCGCCAGCCTGGTGGTCAACACCAACGCGTTACTCAGTGAGATTCTGTCGCAACGGGATTCCGTCGACGCGCTGATGAACAACCTGACCGCGGTGTCCGCGCAGATCTCCGGCCTGGTGGCCGACAACCGCGCGACACTCAAACCGGCGCTCGACAAGGTCAACGGCGTGCTCGGCATCCTGGACAACCGCAAACAGGAACTGCAACGCACGCTGTACCTGCTGCGGCGCTACGCGATGTCGTTCGGTGAGGTGCTCGGCGCGGGTCCGTTCTTCAAGGCCTCGTTGGTGAACCTGTTGCCCGGCCAGTTCGCCCAGCCCTTCATCGACGCCGCCTTTTCCGATCTCGGCCTCGACCCCAACGTGTTGCTGCCGTCGCAGCTCGTCGACCCCGGTGTGGGCCAACCGGGTACACCTGCGTTGCCCCTGCCCTACCCGCGGACCGGCCAGGGTGGCGATCCGCACCTGAACCTGCCGGACGCCATCACCGGCAACCCCGGAGATCCGGGTTGCGGTCCGCCGGGGGTACCGCTGCCCGGTCCCACCGGCTGCTATCCGTACCGTGCACCGCTGCCCGCGCCGCCGCCGGGAGGACCTCCGCCGGGGCCGCCCGCACTCGGACCCGCTCCTGGTGAGCTGCCGCCGCCAACGGTGACAGCGCCGACGCCGCGGCCCGAAGGAGGGCAATGA